The following coding sequences lie in one Miscanthus floridulus cultivar M001 chromosome 9, ASM1932011v1, whole genome shotgun sequence genomic window:
- the LOC136484303 gene encoding nodulin homeobox-like isoform X2, with amino-acid sequence MIDMVSAIEELSGLTSKELGEMLKESDNFVLQSKTEDGGPKQVDMEKLVSSLPLHLLAVCLELGQGPDLTYVLRGMRFLHSLSDLASRHTRLEQVLLDDVKLSEQVMDLIFFLLSILAEQKKENNVGASPLVHASLVAASLHLLTSYFSSQWHELVHILLAHPKVDIFMDVAFDSLHEVVRLLNIRLSSMGSGSFHVGSLESRRAHFICQQCEASLQFLLLLCQQKLFRDRILKNKELSRNGGILSLSHTILKLDVPECLKQSTDLVASISRLKANILSILLQLCEAESVSYLDEVATNPNSRRLGQTLALKVLNLLKIAFGRKQNITSDSHDKGKIYPMGSVLISALRLVDVFSDDSNFRSSFMTNTVPFLTQILATPHEEFVSSWCSVNVPAIEEDASLDYDPFGASEVALLASDNVLTEAKANYSCPFRPSLPSMAYAQTRTSCVVKIIANLHIFVPNICEEQERDLFLLNFQKYLVSGSPKLSADEPASSDFKATKVCRNLGSLSDYAKTLVPNLLNVEDVVLLSDFSDKLQSWCKSQVEQVAVKVGQNDTPPESTEDIHPVQQPLLTRTSTPDSKMNNLPKDAQNMEVSTPIPPINPEGNDKDGTPKNTASRNGGFLQNAVGQNLVHLGVARTVSGGSSVVASGVSTGHQRSKMDLDPASSSVDNFKTPELTKENGLQEDEKGESSMYDERQPKRRKRTLMNNEQIDELEKALVDEPEMHKNAVLLQSWSEKLSVQGPEITASQLKNWLNNRKAKLARIAKERGPFEGENADKPSTPATIHLGESSESAGEDNYLPPARVMNALSKGRLVSPDSNEQASQAELSPNTMLIRPFTRSFSLEPGRLVSLVDSDGKEVGRGKVFQTPGKSPAESRVCMVDVTELRTEKWRELPHPSQASGRTFQEAEARNGGIMRVSWDVVRLSPAV; translated from the exons ATGATAGACATGGTGTCTGCCATTGAAGAGCTTAGTGGGTTAACCTCTAAAGAACTTGGGGAGATGCTGAAGGAGTCAGACAACTTTGTTTTGCAGTCCAAGACCGAAGACGGAGGTCCAAAGCAG GTGGACATGGAAAAACTTGTGTCCTCACTTCCTCTTCATCTCCTTGCTGTATGTTTGGAGCTTGGGCAAGGCCCGGACTTGACTTATGTGCTTCGTGGCATGCGCTTTTTGCATAGTTTGTCTGATCTAGCATCCCGCCATACTAGACTGGAACAG GTTCTTCTTGATGATGTCAAATTATCCGAACAAGTCATGGACCTGATATTCTTCCTACTTTCTATTCTTGCTGAACAGAAGAAG GAGAATAATGTCGGCGCTTCTCCGCTTGTGCATGCGTCACTTGTAGCAGCTAGTCTTCATCTGTTGACAAGTTACTTCTCTTCCCAGTGGCATGAACTTGTCCATATTCTGCTTGCACATCCAAAG GTTGATATCTTTATGGATGTGGCCTTTGATAGTTTGCATGAAGTTGTGAGGCTGTTAAATATCAGATTATCATCAATGGGCTCCGGTTCCTTTCATGTTGGTTCTTTGGAATCTCGTCGTGCTCACTTCATCTGCCAACAGTGTGAAGCATCACTGCAATTTCTCTTGTTGTTGTGCCAGCAAAAGCTGTTTCGAGATCGGATTTTAAAAAATAAG GAACTCTCTagaaatggaggcatactgtcactTTCTCACACTATACTGAAGTTAGATGTCCCTGAATGTTTGAAACAATCAACCGATCTTGTTGCTTCTATTTCCAGGCTCAAGGCAAATATACTTTCTATT CTGTTGCAACTTTGTGAGGCTGAAAGTGTCTCTTACCTCGATGAAGTTGCTACTAACCCAAACAGCAGGCGGCTAGGGCAAACCTTGGCTCTAAAG GTTCTTAATTTGCTGAAGATTGCATTTGGAAGAAAACAAAACATAACTTCTGATTCTCATGATAAGGGTAAGATTTACCCCATGGGATCTGTGCTTATCAGTGCATTGCGTCTTGTTGATGTGTTCTCCGATGATTCAAACTTCAGATCTTCCTTTATGACTAACACT GTCCCGTTTTTAACCCAGATTTTAGCAACTCCTCATGAGGAATTTGTTTCAAGTTGGTGCTCTGTCAACGTACCAGCAATTGAGGAAGATGCAAGCCTAGATTATGATCCTTTTGGTGCATCTGAGGTGGCACTGTTAGCTTCTGATAATGTGTTGACTGAAGCTAAAGCTAACTATTCATGCCCTTTTCGCCCTAGCCTGCCTTCAATGGCATATGCACAGACAAGAACATCATGTGTAGTGAAAATAATAGCAAATTTGCATATTTTTGTTCCAAACATTTGTGAAG AGCAAGAAAGGGATCTTTTCCTTCTGAACTTTCAAAAATACTTGGTGTCTGGGAGTCCTAAACTATCAGCAGACGAGCCAGCTTCTAGTGATTTCAAGGCCACTAAAGTCTGTAGAAACTTAG GATCTTTGTCTGATTATGCTAAAACATTGGTTCCGAATTTGTTAAATGTGGAAGACGTGGTGTTATTAAG TGATTTTTCTGATAAGCTACAATCTTGGTGTAAATCACAAGTTGAGCAAGTTGCAGTAAAG GTGGGACAAAATGATACTCCACCAGAAAGCACGGAGGACATTCACCCAGTGCAGCAGCCCTTGCTAACACGGACAAGCACTCCGGACTCCAAAATGAATAACCTTCCAAAG GATGCGCAGAACATGGAAGTGTCTACACCAATACCCCCAATAAATCCAGAGGGAAATGATAAGGACGGGACTCCAAAGAACACTGCCTCTAGAAATGGTGGTTTCCTGCAGAATGCAGTTGGTCAAAACCTAGTCCATCTTGGCGTTGCAAGaacagtcagtggtggctcttcGGTTGTCGCTTCCGGTGTTAGCACTGGACACCAGCGCAGCAAAATGGATCTTGATCCGGCATCCAGCAGTGTGGATAATTTCAAAACACCAGAACTCACAAAAGAAAATGGTCTCCAGGAGGATGAGAAAGGAGAGAGTAGTATGTATGATGAGAGGCAACCTAAGAGAAGGAAGCGGACCCTTATGAATAATGAGCAAATAGATGAATTAGAGAAGGCTCTAGTAGATGAGCCTGAGATGCACAAGAACGCTGTTCTATTGCAGAGTTGGTCAGAGAAGTTAAGTGTGCAG GGCCCAGAGATCACAGCATCACAACTTAAAAACTG GTTGAACAATCGGAAAGCTAAGCTTGCTCGCATTGCAAAAGAAAGAGGACCATTTGAGGGGGAGAATGCTGATAAGCCATCTACACCAGCCACTATCCATCTTGGCGAGTCTTCCGAAAGTGCTGGGGAGGACAACTATCTACCCCCTGCGAGGGTGATGAACGCTCTATCCAAAGGCAGACTGGTGAGCCCGGACAGCAATGAGCAAGCATCGCAGGCAGAGTTATCCCCGAACACGATGCTGATCCGCCCATTCACGAGATCCTTCTCACTGGAGCCTGGCCGCCTCGTCTCGCTAGTTGACAGCGATGGGAAGGAGGTTGGCAGGGGCAAGGTCTTCCAAACGCCAGGGAAGAGCCCGGCGGAGAGCCGCGTCTGCATGGTCGACGTCACTGAGCTCAGGACCGAGAAGTGGAGGGAGCTCCCACACCCTTCTCAGGCATCTGGGAGGACGTTCCAGGAGGCAGAGGCGAGGAATGGTGGCATCATGAGGGTCTCTTGGGACGTCGTCAGGCTGTCGCCTGCAGTGTAG
- the LOC136484303 gene encoding nodulin homeobox-like isoform X1, with protein MIDMVSAIEELSGLTSKELGEMLKESDNFVLQSKTEDGGPKQVDMEKLVSSLPLHLLAVCLELGQGPDLTYVLRGMRFLHSLSDLASRHTRLEQVLLDDVKLSEQVMDLIFFLLSILAEQKKENNVGASPLVHASLVAASLHLLTSYFSSQWHELVHILLAHPKVDIFMDVAFDSLHEVVRLLNIRLSSMGSGSFHVGSLESRRAHFICQQCEASLQFLLLLCQQKLFRDRILKNKELSRNGGILSLSHTILKLDVPECLKQSTDLVASISRLKANILSILLQLCEAESVSYLDEVATNPNSRRLGQTLALKLLQVLNLLKIAFGRKQNITSDSHDKGKIYPMGSVLISALRLVDVFSDDSNFRSSFMTNTVPFLTQILATPHEEFVSSWCSVNVPAIEEDASLDYDPFGASEVALLASDNVLTEAKANYSCPFRPSLPSMAYAQTRTSCVVKIIANLHIFVPNICEEQERDLFLLNFQKYLVSGSPKLSADEPASSDFKATKVCRNLGSLSDYAKTLVPNLLNVEDVVLLSDFSDKLQSWCKSQVEQVAVKVGQNDTPPESTEDIHPVQQPLLTRTSTPDSKMNNLPKDAQNMEVSTPIPPINPEGNDKDGTPKNTASRNGGFLQNAVGQNLVHLGVARTVSGGSSVVASGVSTGHQRSKMDLDPASSSVDNFKTPELTKENGLQEDEKGESSMYDERQPKRRKRTLMNNEQIDELEKALVDEPEMHKNAVLLQSWSEKLSVQGPEITASQLKNWLNNRKAKLARIAKERGPFEGENADKPSTPATIHLGESSESAGEDNYLPPARVMNALSKGRLVSPDSNEQASQAELSPNTMLIRPFTRSFSLEPGRLVSLVDSDGKEVGRGKVFQTPGKSPAESRVCMVDVTELRTEKWRELPHPSQASGRTFQEAEARNGGIMRVSWDVVRLSPAV; from the exons ATGATAGACATGGTGTCTGCCATTGAAGAGCTTAGTGGGTTAACCTCTAAAGAACTTGGGGAGATGCTGAAGGAGTCAGACAACTTTGTTTTGCAGTCCAAGACCGAAGACGGAGGTCCAAAGCAG GTGGACATGGAAAAACTTGTGTCCTCACTTCCTCTTCATCTCCTTGCTGTATGTTTGGAGCTTGGGCAAGGCCCGGACTTGACTTATGTGCTTCGTGGCATGCGCTTTTTGCATAGTTTGTCTGATCTAGCATCCCGCCATACTAGACTGGAACAG GTTCTTCTTGATGATGTCAAATTATCCGAACAAGTCATGGACCTGATATTCTTCCTACTTTCTATTCTTGCTGAACAGAAGAAG GAGAATAATGTCGGCGCTTCTCCGCTTGTGCATGCGTCACTTGTAGCAGCTAGTCTTCATCTGTTGACAAGTTACTTCTCTTCCCAGTGGCATGAACTTGTCCATATTCTGCTTGCACATCCAAAG GTTGATATCTTTATGGATGTGGCCTTTGATAGTTTGCATGAAGTTGTGAGGCTGTTAAATATCAGATTATCATCAATGGGCTCCGGTTCCTTTCATGTTGGTTCTTTGGAATCTCGTCGTGCTCACTTCATCTGCCAACAGTGTGAAGCATCACTGCAATTTCTCTTGTTGTTGTGCCAGCAAAAGCTGTTTCGAGATCGGATTTTAAAAAATAAG GAACTCTCTagaaatggaggcatactgtcactTTCTCACACTATACTGAAGTTAGATGTCCCTGAATGTTTGAAACAATCAACCGATCTTGTTGCTTCTATTTCCAGGCTCAAGGCAAATATACTTTCTATT CTGTTGCAACTTTGTGAGGCTGAAAGTGTCTCTTACCTCGATGAAGTTGCTACTAACCCAAACAGCAGGCGGCTAGGGCAAACCTTGGCTCTAAAG TTACTGCAGGTTCTTAATTTGCTGAAGATTGCATTTGGAAGAAAACAAAACATAACTTCTGATTCTCATGATAAGGGTAAGATTTACCCCATGGGATCTGTGCTTATCAGTGCATTGCGTCTTGTTGATGTGTTCTCCGATGATTCAAACTTCAGATCTTCCTTTATGACTAACACT GTCCCGTTTTTAACCCAGATTTTAGCAACTCCTCATGAGGAATTTGTTTCAAGTTGGTGCTCTGTCAACGTACCAGCAATTGAGGAAGATGCAAGCCTAGATTATGATCCTTTTGGTGCATCTGAGGTGGCACTGTTAGCTTCTGATAATGTGTTGACTGAAGCTAAAGCTAACTATTCATGCCCTTTTCGCCCTAGCCTGCCTTCAATGGCATATGCACAGACAAGAACATCATGTGTAGTGAAAATAATAGCAAATTTGCATATTTTTGTTCCAAACATTTGTGAAG AGCAAGAAAGGGATCTTTTCCTTCTGAACTTTCAAAAATACTTGGTGTCTGGGAGTCCTAAACTATCAGCAGACGAGCCAGCTTCTAGTGATTTCAAGGCCACTAAAGTCTGTAGAAACTTAG GATCTTTGTCTGATTATGCTAAAACATTGGTTCCGAATTTGTTAAATGTGGAAGACGTGGTGTTATTAAG TGATTTTTCTGATAAGCTACAATCTTGGTGTAAATCACAAGTTGAGCAAGTTGCAGTAAAG GTGGGACAAAATGATACTCCACCAGAAAGCACGGAGGACATTCACCCAGTGCAGCAGCCCTTGCTAACACGGACAAGCACTCCGGACTCCAAAATGAATAACCTTCCAAAG GATGCGCAGAACATGGAAGTGTCTACACCAATACCCCCAATAAATCCAGAGGGAAATGATAAGGACGGGACTCCAAAGAACACTGCCTCTAGAAATGGTGGTTTCCTGCAGAATGCAGTTGGTCAAAACCTAGTCCATCTTGGCGTTGCAAGaacagtcagtggtggctcttcGGTTGTCGCTTCCGGTGTTAGCACTGGACACCAGCGCAGCAAAATGGATCTTGATCCGGCATCCAGCAGTGTGGATAATTTCAAAACACCAGAACTCACAAAAGAAAATGGTCTCCAGGAGGATGAGAAAGGAGAGAGTAGTATGTATGATGAGAGGCAACCTAAGAGAAGGAAGCGGACCCTTATGAATAATGAGCAAATAGATGAATTAGAGAAGGCTCTAGTAGATGAGCCTGAGATGCACAAGAACGCTGTTCTATTGCAGAGTTGGTCAGAGAAGTTAAGTGTGCAG GGCCCAGAGATCACAGCATCACAACTTAAAAACTG GTTGAACAATCGGAAAGCTAAGCTTGCTCGCATTGCAAAAGAAAGAGGACCATTTGAGGGGGAGAATGCTGATAAGCCATCTACACCAGCCACTATCCATCTTGGCGAGTCTTCCGAAAGTGCTGGGGAGGACAACTATCTACCCCCTGCGAGGGTGATGAACGCTCTATCCAAAGGCAGACTGGTGAGCCCGGACAGCAATGAGCAAGCATCGCAGGCAGAGTTATCCCCGAACACGATGCTGATCCGCCCATTCACGAGATCCTTCTCACTGGAGCCTGGCCGCCTCGTCTCGCTAGTTGACAGCGATGGGAAGGAGGTTGGCAGGGGCAAGGTCTTCCAAACGCCAGGGAAGAGCCCGGCGGAGAGCCGCGTCTGCATGGTCGACGTCACTGAGCTCAGGACCGAGAAGTGGAGGGAGCTCCCACACCCTTCTCAGGCATCTGGGAGGACGTTCCAGGAGGCAGAGGCGAGGAATGGTGGCATCATGAGGGTCTCTTGGGACGTCGTCAGGCTGTCGCCTGCAGTGTAG
- the LOC136484303 gene encoding nodulin homeobox-like isoform X4 yields the protein MIDMVSAIEELSGLTSKELGEMLKESDNFVLQSKTEDGGPKQVDMEKLVSSLPLHLLAVCLELGQGPDLTYVLRGMRFLHSLSDLASRHTRLEQVLLDDVKLSEQVMDLIFFLLSILAEQKKENNVGASPLVHASLVAASLHLLTSYFSSQWHELVHILLAHPKVDIFMDVAFDSLHEVVRLLNIRLSSMGSGSFHVGSLESRRAHFICQQCEASLQFLLLLCQQKLFRDRILKNKELSRNGGILSLSHTILKLDVPECLKQSTDLVASISRLKANILSILLQLCEAESVSYLDEVATNPNSRRLGQTLALKLLQVLNLLKIAFGRKQNITSDSHDKGKIYPMGSVLISALRLVDVFSDDSNFRSSFMTNTVPFLTQILATPHEEFVSSWCSVNVPAIEEDASLDYDPFGASEVALLASDNVLTEAKANYSCPFRPSLPSMAYAQTRTSCVVKIIANLHIFVPNICEEQERDLFLLNFQKYLVSGSPKLSADEPASSDFKATKVCRNLGSLSDYAKTLVPNLLNVEDVVLLSDFSDKLQSWCKSQVEQVAVKVGQNDTPPESTEDIHPVQQPLLTRTSTPDSKMNNLPKDAQNMEVSTPIPPINPEGNDKDGTPKNTASRNGGFLQNAVGQNLVHLGVARTVSGGSSVVASGVSTGHQRSKMDLDPASSSVDNFKTPELTKENGLQEDEKGESSMYDERQPKRRKRTLMNNEQIDELEKALVDEPEMHKNAVLLQSWSEKLSVQVEQSES from the exons ATGATAGACATGGTGTCTGCCATTGAAGAGCTTAGTGGGTTAACCTCTAAAGAACTTGGGGAGATGCTGAAGGAGTCAGACAACTTTGTTTTGCAGTCCAAGACCGAAGACGGAGGTCCAAAGCAG GTGGACATGGAAAAACTTGTGTCCTCACTTCCTCTTCATCTCCTTGCTGTATGTTTGGAGCTTGGGCAAGGCCCGGACTTGACTTATGTGCTTCGTGGCATGCGCTTTTTGCATAGTTTGTCTGATCTAGCATCCCGCCATACTAGACTGGAACAG GTTCTTCTTGATGATGTCAAATTATCCGAACAAGTCATGGACCTGATATTCTTCCTACTTTCTATTCTTGCTGAACAGAAGAAG GAGAATAATGTCGGCGCTTCTCCGCTTGTGCATGCGTCACTTGTAGCAGCTAGTCTTCATCTGTTGACAAGTTACTTCTCTTCCCAGTGGCATGAACTTGTCCATATTCTGCTTGCACATCCAAAG GTTGATATCTTTATGGATGTGGCCTTTGATAGTTTGCATGAAGTTGTGAGGCTGTTAAATATCAGATTATCATCAATGGGCTCCGGTTCCTTTCATGTTGGTTCTTTGGAATCTCGTCGTGCTCACTTCATCTGCCAACAGTGTGAAGCATCACTGCAATTTCTCTTGTTGTTGTGCCAGCAAAAGCTGTTTCGAGATCGGATTTTAAAAAATAAG GAACTCTCTagaaatggaggcatactgtcactTTCTCACACTATACTGAAGTTAGATGTCCCTGAATGTTTGAAACAATCAACCGATCTTGTTGCTTCTATTTCCAGGCTCAAGGCAAATATACTTTCTATT CTGTTGCAACTTTGTGAGGCTGAAAGTGTCTCTTACCTCGATGAAGTTGCTACTAACCCAAACAGCAGGCGGCTAGGGCAAACCTTGGCTCTAAAG TTACTGCAGGTTCTTAATTTGCTGAAGATTGCATTTGGAAGAAAACAAAACATAACTTCTGATTCTCATGATAAGGGTAAGATTTACCCCATGGGATCTGTGCTTATCAGTGCATTGCGTCTTGTTGATGTGTTCTCCGATGATTCAAACTTCAGATCTTCCTTTATGACTAACACT GTCCCGTTTTTAACCCAGATTTTAGCAACTCCTCATGAGGAATTTGTTTCAAGTTGGTGCTCTGTCAACGTACCAGCAATTGAGGAAGATGCAAGCCTAGATTATGATCCTTTTGGTGCATCTGAGGTGGCACTGTTAGCTTCTGATAATGTGTTGACTGAAGCTAAAGCTAACTATTCATGCCCTTTTCGCCCTAGCCTGCCTTCAATGGCATATGCACAGACAAGAACATCATGTGTAGTGAAAATAATAGCAAATTTGCATATTTTTGTTCCAAACATTTGTGAAG AGCAAGAAAGGGATCTTTTCCTTCTGAACTTTCAAAAATACTTGGTGTCTGGGAGTCCTAAACTATCAGCAGACGAGCCAGCTTCTAGTGATTTCAAGGCCACTAAAGTCTGTAGAAACTTAG GATCTTTGTCTGATTATGCTAAAACATTGGTTCCGAATTTGTTAAATGTGGAAGACGTGGTGTTATTAAG TGATTTTTCTGATAAGCTACAATCTTGGTGTAAATCACAAGTTGAGCAAGTTGCAGTAAAG GTGGGACAAAATGATACTCCACCAGAAAGCACGGAGGACATTCACCCAGTGCAGCAGCCCTTGCTAACACGGACAAGCACTCCGGACTCCAAAATGAATAACCTTCCAAAG GATGCGCAGAACATGGAAGTGTCTACACCAATACCCCCAATAAATCCAGAGGGAAATGATAAGGACGGGACTCCAAAGAACACTGCCTCTAGAAATGGTGGTTTCCTGCAGAATGCAGTTGGTCAAAACCTAGTCCATCTTGGCGTTGCAAGaacagtcagtggtggctcttcGGTTGTCGCTTCCGGTGTTAGCACTGGACACCAGCGCAGCAAAATGGATCTTGATCCGGCATCCAGCAGTGTGGATAATTTCAAAACACCAGAACTCACAAAAGAAAATGGTCTCCAGGAGGATGAGAAAGGAGAGAGTAGTATGTATGATGAGAGGCAACCTAAGAGAAGGAAGCGGACCCTTATGAATAATGAGCAAATAGATGAATTAGAGAAGGCTCTAGTAGATGAGCCTGAGATGCACAAGAACGCTGTTCTATTGCAGAGTTGGTCAGAGAAGTTAAGTGTGCAG GTTGAACAATCGGAAAGCTAA
- the LOC136484303 gene encoding nodulin homeobox-like isoform X3 has translation MDVAFDSLHEVVRLLNIRLSSMGSGSFHVGSLESRRAHFICQQCEASLQFLLLLCQQKLFRDRILKNKELSRNGGILSLSHTILKLDVPECLKQSTDLVASISRLKANILSILLQLCEAESVSYLDEVATNPNSRRLGQTLALKLLQVLNLLKIAFGRKQNITSDSHDKGKIYPMGSVLISALRLVDVFSDDSNFRSSFMTNTVPFLTQILATPHEEFVSSWCSVNVPAIEEDASLDYDPFGASEVALLASDNVLTEAKANYSCPFRPSLPSMAYAQTRTSCVVKIIANLHIFVPNICEEQERDLFLLNFQKYLVSGSPKLSADEPASSDFKATKVCRNLGSLSDYAKTLVPNLLNVEDVVLLSDFSDKLQSWCKSQVEQVAVKVGQNDTPPESTEDIHPVQQPLLTRTSTPDSKMNNLPKDAQNMEVSTPIPPINPEGNDKDGTPKNTASRNGGFLQNAVGQNLVHLGVARTVSGGSSVVASGVSTGHQRSKMDLDPASSSVDNFKTPELTKENGLQEDEKGESSMYDERQPKRRKRTLMNNEQIDELEKALVDEPEMHKNAVLLQSWSEKLSVQGPEITASQLKNWLNNRKAKLARIAKERGPFEGENADKPSTPATIHLGESSESAGEDNYLPPARVMNALSKGRLVSPDSNEQASQAELSPNTMLIRPFTRSFSLEPGRLVSLVDSDGKEVGRGKVFQTPGKSPAESRVCMVDVTELRTEKWRELPHPSQASGRTFQEAEARNGGIMRVSWDVVRLSPAV, from the exons ATGGATGTGGCCTTTGATAGTTTGCATGAAGTTGTGAGGCTGTTAAATATCAGATTATCATCAATGGGCTCCGGTTCCTTTCATGTTGGTTCTTTGGAATCTCGTCGTGCTCACTTCATCTGCCAACAGTGTGAAGCATCACTGCAATTTCTCTTGTTGTTGTGCCAGCAAAAGCTGTTTCGAGATCGGATTTTAAAAAATAAG GAACTCTCTagaaatggaggcatactgtcactTTCTCACACTATACTGAAGTTAGATGTCCCTGAATGTTTGAAACAATCAACCGATCTTGTTGCTTCTATTTCCAGGCTCAAGGCAAATATACTTTCTATT CTGTTGCAACTTTGTGAGGCTGAAAGTGTCTCTTACCTCGATGAAGTTGCTACTAACCCAAACAGCAGGCGGCTAGGGCAAACCTTGGCTCTAAAG TTACTGCAGGTTCTTAATTTGCTGAAGATTGCATTTGGAAGAAAACAAAACATAACTTCTGATTCTCATGATAAGGGTAAGATTTACCCCATGGGATCTGTGCTTATCAGTGCATTGCGTCTTGTTGATGTGTTCTCCGATGATTCAAACTTCAGATCTTCCTTTATGACTAACACT GTCCCGTTTTTAACCCAGATTTTAGCAACTCCTCATGAGGAATTTGTTTCAAGTTGGTGCTCTGTCAACGTACCAGCAATTGAGGAAGATGCAAGCCTAGATTATGATCCTTTTGGTGCATCTGAGGTGGCACTGTTAGCTTCTGATAATGTGTTGACTGAAGCTAAAGCTAACTATTCATGCCCTTTTCGCCCTAGCCTGCCTTCAATGGCATATGCACAGACAAGAACATCATGTGTAGTGAAAATAATAGCAAATTTGCATATTTTTGTTCCAAACATTTGTGAAG AGCAAGAAAGGGATCTTTTCCTTCTGAACTTTCAAAAATACTTGGTGTCTGGGAGTCCTAAACTATCAGCAGACGAGCCAGCTTCTAGTGATTTCAAGGCCACTAAAGTCTGTAGAAACTTAG GATCTTTGTCTGATTATGCTAAAACATTGGTTCCGAATTTGTTAAATGTGGAAGACGTGGTGTTATTAAG TGATTTTTCTGATAAGCTACAATCTTGGTGTAAATCACAAGTTGAGCAAGTTGCAGTAAAG GTGGGACAAAATGATACTCCACCAGAAAGCACGGAGGACATTCACCCAGTGCAGCAGCCCTTGCTAACACGGACAAGCACTCCGGACTCCAAAATGAATAACCTTCCAAAG GATGCGCAGAACATGGAAGTGTCTACACCAATACCCCCAATAAATCCAGAGGGAAATGATAAGGACGGGACTCCAAAGAACACTGCCTCTAGAAATGGTGGTTTCCTGCAGAATGCAGTTGGTCAAAACCTAGTCCATCTTGGCGTTGCAAGaacagtcagtggtggctcttcGGTTGTCGCTTCCGGTGTTAGCACTGGACACCAGCGCAGCAAAATGGATCTTGATCCGGCATCCAGCAGTGTGGATAATTTCAAAACACCAGAACTCACAAAAGAAAATGGTCTCCAGGAGGATGAGAAAGGAGAGAGTAGTATGTATGATGAGAGGCAACCTAAGAGAAGGAAGCGGACCCTTATGAATAATGAGCAAATAGATGAATTAGAGAAGGCTCTAGTAGATGAGCCTGAGATGCACAAGAACGCTGTTCTATTGCAGAGTTGGTCAGAGAAGTTAAGTGTGCAG GGCCCAGAGATCACAGCATCACAACTTAAAAACTG GTTGAACAATCGGAAAGCTAAGCTTGCTCGCATTGCAAAAGAAAGAGGACCATTTGAGGGGGAGAATGCTGATAAGCCATCTACACCAGCCACTATCCATCTTGGCGAGTCTTCCGAAAGTGCTGGGGAGGACAACTATCTACCCCCTGCGAGGGTGATGAACGCTCTATCCAAAGGCAGACTGGTGAGCCCGGACAGCAATGAGCAAGCATCGCAGGCAGAGTTATCCCCGAACACGATGCTGATCCGCCCATTCACGAGATCCTTCTCACTGGAGCCTGGCCGCCTCGTCTCGCTAGTTGACAGCGATGGGAAGGAGGTTGGCAGGGGCAAGGTCTTCCAAACGCCAGGGAAGAGCCCGGCGGAGAGCCGCGTCTGCATGGTCGACGTCACTGAGCTCAGGACCGAGAAGTGGAGGGAGCTCCCACACCCTTCTCAGGCATCTGGGAGGACGTTCCAGGAGGCAGAGGCGAGGAATGGTGGCATCATGAGGGTCTCTTGGGACGTCGTCAGGCTGTCGCCTGCAGTGTAG